The genomic segment AGCCACCATCGACGTTCGAACCGTTCCACCTTTCACCTCACCGATCCTTGGGCATCCCCGGCGCACCTCGTacggaaaaaaatcgatcgacacaGCTCTGGTGATCTCATGGGCCCGAAATCCCGAATTCCTTCCTCCTCTGCTGGCCATCCTCCTAGCCTACTACGGAACTCCACCAATCGCATAGCTGTAGAGTCTCGCGCACACCTGGAGTAACTTACAAAGCTCCACACAGGAGGTGATTCGCGCGAGTGTCCATCGCTTCCCAGACCCAGACCGTTCGTTAGGTTTTAAATTTTCCCCAAgtgcacatgcacacacaaccacacacacacgcgcgcgcgcgcacacacacacacacacacacacacacacacacacacacacacacacacaccaataccaccagcatccagcgagcgagcgagcacccAGTCACTTCGGCATTTATTAATTGTGACCGAACTTTACGAGCGGCTTATGccgcaccccaaaaaaggactcAACTACCAAGGCGCGCgcctctgtctctgtgtgtttgtacatgcgtatgtgtgtgtttgtgcacgCGCGCGTTTGGAAGGAAGAGTGGAAATAGGTCACAACGGTAGTAATAAGCCTCCCTTTCCCCTTACCCCCTCCGAGGGGTGCGGGGTAACATCTCCGAGAAAGAGACTAATCAGTGCAAATGATCCATCCCGGTGTCATATCACACACACCCTGAAGCTCTGTACACTGAAACATCCTttaccttcccttttcccaacCATTCCgcctccaaccccccccccccccccgcccaccaGCCTCTCTTCTCTACACTCTCATGATGAGAACGCATCGCACTGGCTCTCGCTCAGAAAGTTGCCTCCGAAGCCGAAGTTCTTGTGGTTCCGGAACGCCGGAGCGCCAAGTGCGCAGACCATTAGCCTCTACCCGCAAGAAACCGCGAACCAACGCGGAAACGCGCGGCTCTATCCAGCATCCTGGGCTTGCTGCCCAGAATGATGCAATGATGCGGAACTGGCCTCCGGAACTGGGTGGCGTAAAAGTGGTTCAAGTTTCGTGACACCAGTTTTCAAATGCAAACCGCTTGATACGAACCGgtccgggggtggggggaaagggagaaaaaagaacacCGGAACAATCTTTGGCCTGAGCTGCCtgccggaaaccggaaaagaTCCGTGGACCGGACCGGTAAAATGGGAGAGGGTGGTTTAGGGaatgcaagagagagagagagagagagagagagagagagagagagagagagagagagagagagagagagagagagagagagagagagagagagagatagagagagagagagagagagagagagagagagagagagaaagagagagaaagcaagaaGAGGGTGAAATACATACTTACACAGGACCGCGTAGGGAGGGGGTGAGTAGCAGGGACAGGAAGCAGAGGGAGAACAGCGACAACGGAATAGGGGTGCATCAGTGAGGAGAGTGACTAGCAATCGAACAACACGAAGTCAGTCACCCTTCGCTAGGACCATTCATAGGTTTTATGCTGTGCTTATGGAGTGCCTGTTTggtgtatgcgcgcgcgcgcgtatgtatgtgtatgtgcggtTGCGTACACTTGCTACGGTTGCTAGCGATGCATGGCGGGGATGCGGATTGCGTTCGTATCAGGACTCAAAACATTGGCACACACACAGTACCAGCCTCAGTGACAGGGCGAAGCCGGTTAGCACGTGCGCgtgcgtgccagccagccaggcgtGCAGCTCCTCGATGGCGGCGCCCACACTACCGTGACTACTCCCGCAGCGAGTCATTGGGCGAGTCGTCGCTAGAGTCTAACGACTACACAGCTAGTCGCTCTCGTGCGCTCcaaattttctctctctctctctctctctctctctatccatctatctttctcttttcctctctctctctctctctctctctctctctctctctctctctttcgctctctctcttcctctttttctttttgatccTTGGAAAGGATTTTCCTGCGGGGGTAGTTGGGCATCCTGGCAcagtaccatcaccaccaccaccccttttcctTAAGGAAGAAGCAAGGAGTGTcaatcggttcggtgtgcGCGGGCTCTGGGAGctggaaaattcaaagaagaaaaagaagaagcagtagtagaagaagaacaagagtGGGAGGAatcaaaagggaaaaaggaacaaaaagggaaacagggaaacaccaacaccaacggcgCATACGCCTGCCGAAGTtggtccttgctgctgctgcacgcccGAAGCTGCGTGTGGTCCGGTGGCCACTAGCGTGCAACCGGGCCCGCCAGTCGAGTCGAGCCAGTTCGTCAGCAAACGAGCGTGCGAGTGCGTTCCGTACGTTCCGGGCCCCACCGTGCTGGCTGGAGTTTTTAGTAGTAGGCAAACCGAGCAGCGCCTGACTTTCAGTTTGCAAGCCGAGAACACCCGCGAGAAAGGCGGTGAAGAAGTGTAGGCGCAGCGAATAGGAGAAAAGattagctgctggtgctgctgctggtgctactgctggtagGTTTTGTGGTAAATGGATACAGACGTCCCCTTCACCGCCCCTTTCCCACCGGCAAGCGATTTTTTGCGCTTTATTTGATTCCTCGATTCACGGGTTTGGATCCCGATCCGGATCCGTGCACcgagcgccccccccccccccctacccccgCCCTGAGAAGTGAGCGAGGAGCGGTGAAGATGAGGTGAAATTCCTGGCGAAACTTAACACTATCACCCCATCCCCCCGCATTGTGgtgattttggatttttttggcAGCCATTCAATCAACcccaaaaaataaaccggGATCAAAGGATCATTGGTCCATacacgcgcgtgtgtctgtgtacaTGTATCTATACGCGAGCGCGCTCCCGCGAACCCTCTTGTGTGCCTGTATGtccgtgtgtgggtgtgtttggttgcTGTAGgacggtgagagagagagagagggcgcgcgcgcgcgctcgctagtACAGCCCCCAcatgtgcatgcgtgtgtatgtgcttGAAGAAGTTAGACACACAAGTACAAGTATGACCGAGGAGTCCATGGAAATGGACTCTTTCATTctcccacagacacacacacaaacacatgctaCATACTACTTTATCTAGTTAGTGTGCGAATGCGCTGAAGAACCTTTTTGCTGCTTGAGAAGTCCACTCCACGCTACACTCCTCCGCCTAACTGGTTCACCAACCCGAGGTGAAAATTGGGAAACGGGCGTGTGATGGAGTGGTAGCGCGAGAAAAGTACTAGTGTTCGGTAGCCTCCGATTAACCGgtccctctcttcttcttctctctctctctctctctctctctctctctctctcgttttgctcatactctttctttttctatatATTTTTcgctttatctctctttctgtctcttttCCGTTCTCTTTTATCAGATATTCGAATACTGGATTACATCGCCATTTTCCGACGTCGATTTCAGCTACCGTAGGATTGGTGAGCGAAGACAGCCAGGATTAGGGCGTTACACACGTGCGGCCTAGAGACCCGTGATCGAAATCGATaacgggaaaaggaaaagcgaggaaaaaccacaaaacacccaaaaaccaaacgttAGTGACCGGCCACAAGGCGGAACAAGTATTTATTTCTACGCCATAGTGGAGTAAAATTGAACGGAAAAgtaacgaaacggaacgaggaaaagaagaacagaTCAATTGCTTCCTATTTACAAAATTactacaaaacaaaagatcAACCCTTAGTGAAGATTACTTATACATAATATAAGCAGAGCAGCGAAGCACTGAACGAAGGGCACCGTTAGCTTGCTGGACTGTTTTGGTACATCAATCAGATAGCGATAGGTAGTGTACTGAAGGATCACGGGATCACGTCGgccgatagcagcagcagcagcagcagtaaagcgACGTCCACTACTACCCCCACCCTCCTTCCACAGCCTTCCGTGGGCGTCCTTCCAGTCGCTGCTTTATCCCGTAGCGGGATAGTAGAGCAATCAAGTGGCAATCAATGCAACCGAGCACCAGTGGACGTATCGTAACCGGTAACCGCCCCCCCGGACGGAAGCAGTCGAACCACAGGAGTGCATGCGCCCATCTGTGTTTGTCCTACGCTCATCCTACCCGCGAAGTCTTCTGTTTGTACAACGACAATCAACAATCTAGCATTCAAGCAACACACACAACTGAAACGGAAAGCGAACGCTAACCAAACTAAAACCCCAGAGTAGCCGTGCAGCGGGAAAACAGCGTACAACACCCCAAGCCCCAACCCACCAAGCCAGCCAAGGAGTGTGTGCTCTAGTCTACTAAGGACTGACGCTAGTGCTAGCTTGTGTTGGAGCAAAGAGTTCCGTGTTTTATCAGGGTTAGGCAAGTGAGCCCAGACTCTTGTTGTGAGAACATACTCCATACAATATACCCCAGACACTCAAAATCACCATAATTAGGCGAGGTCCGGTAGGCGCGCTGATGGATTTGAGCTACCAGCACACCCTGCAATATAGTGAATACCAGACCTGACGAGCGACGAGGAGAAGAAagccaagaagaaaaaataagagagagagagagagaaactgtAAGACATACGGATTTtgtaaaagtgaaaacacTGATTTACTAAACAGTAGAAAAGTACGCAAACGAAGGTTTTAAACCCACAGTATAGGCTCACTACGGCATTGAATTGATTGGATTTgattggagagagagagagagagagagagagagagagagagagagagagagaaagaaagacaaaGCGAGAGCTGTTGAACACTACCTAACGAACGGGCTGTTTGAAGCAGTATTTGTAATACGGGAGCGCATCAGTACGCTTAACGAGACGCTAGACCAATAGCCGTGAAataaggacgacgacgacgacaaaggaAGCAACAGagaatccatccatctagTAGACATTATCGAAAGCACACTACCGCTACCACAAAAAACACCGACAAACCGAAGTATCCTAACCataccaaacaaaaacaaacaaaagagcagcaaaaacggcagcagcaacgccaacagcaacggcggcggcagcagcagcagcagcgaaaatgATCTCGAACGGGCTGGAAACCGTGCAACAAAATGGCCGATCGGGCTCGATCGGTAGTGGGCAGGAGGACAGCAAGACAAACCTGATCGTCAACTACCTACCGCAGACGATGACGCAGGAGGAGGTGAAGTCGCTGTTCTCGAGCATCGGCGACGTGGAGAGCTGCAAGCTGATCAGGGATAAGGTCACCGGTAAGTACTAGCCAACTAACCAAATAACCCTTTAGCGGTAATCGTGCGTCGTCGTATCCACCTTCTAAAAATCGaaccttcctttcgcttcgccgACTACGAACGGGAGCGCAGGGCAGAGCCTTGGGTACGGCTTCGTCAACTATCACCGACCGGAGGATGCGGAGAAGGCGATCAACACGTTCAACGGTCTGCGGCTACAGAACAAAACGATCAAGGTGTCGTTCGCCCGGCCCAGCTCGGACGCGATCAAGGGTGCGAACCTGTACGTGTCCGGCCTGTCGAAGAGCATGACCCAGCAGGACCTGGAGAATCTGTTCAACGCGTACGGTCAGATCATCACGTCGCGCATCCTGTGTGATAACATCACTGGCCTGTCAAAGGGCGTCGGCTTCATCCGCTTCGACCAGCGCTCAGAGGCGGAACGGGCGATCCAGCAGCTGAACGGTACCACCCCGAAGGGTGCGTCCGAGCCGATCACGGTGAAGTTCGCCAACAACCCGAGCAATAACATCAACAAGGCGATCCCACCGCTAGCCGCCTACCTGACGCCGACGCCGAACCTGAGACGATTCCCACCGGGACCGATCCATCCGCTGAGTGGCAGATTTAGGTGAGTTACCATCCGAGTACccccttccaccaccgcccattATATAGCCCGGCTGTTGACGTTACGTGCGCTTCTCTTCACCCATCGATCAACCACACGTAAGTTCCCGGACGTCCCCAtcaaacaaaagacttcaatcaACCAGCgggaagcaaccagcaacagcagtagcaccagccaAGTACCAGCACTAGCCATAGCCTCACTAATGCCTACTACTcctcccttttctctttcattccccgccccctccctttttttctctctctcattcgccCACCAAAAGCTTGCCATCGAACTTCAGCAGATACTCCCCGCTGACCGGCGACCTCGGTAGCTCAGTATTATCCGCCAACGCAATCAACGGTTCTGGCTGGTGCATCTTCGTGTACAACCTGGCGCCGGAAACGGAGGAGAACGTGCTCTGGCAGCT from the Anopheles aquasalis chromosome X, idAnoAquaMG_Q_19, whole genome shotgun sequence genome contains:
- the LOC126571009 gene encoding ELAV-like protein 2, which gives rise to MISNGLETVQQNGRSGSIGSGQEDSKTNLIVNYLPQTMTQEEVKSLFSSIGDVESCKLIRDKVTGQSLGYGFVNYHRPEDAEKAINTFNGLRLQNKTIKVSFARPSSDAIKGANLYVSGLSKSMTQQDLENLFNAYGQIITSRILCDNITGLSKGVGFIRFDQRSEAERAIQQLNGTTPKGASEPITVKFANNPSNNINKAIPPLAAYLTPTPNLRRFPPGPIHPLSGRFSLPSNFSRYSPLTGDLGSSVLSANAINGSGWCIFVYNLAPETEENVLWQLFGPFGAVQSVKVIKDLQTNKCKGFGFVTMTNYDEAVVAVQSLNGYTLGNRVLQVSFKTNNTKSKAN